The genomic stretch GGCATTCGCCACCTCCATCCCAAACAGCTCGCAGACGAGCGTCTGGAACTCGAACATCGCAGTGAGGGTCCCTTGGCTGATCTCGGGCTGGTACGGGGTATAGGCGGTGTAGAACTCGGAGCGGGAGAGGACGTGGGCAACGACGCTTGGGATGTAATGGTCGTACATCCCCCCGCCGAGGAAGGAGATTACCTCGTTTGGATCAGCATTATTACTGGCGAATCGCTCTACCGTCCCGCGCACCTCGAGCTCGCTTTTCGGGGACAGGCCGAGGGGGCGGAACCGGGCCTTGACCTCCTCCGGGATGTCGGAGAACAGGTCATCGATCGACTCGACCCCGATCTCCGCCAGCATCTCACGCCGATCGGAGTCGGTGTTCACCAGGTAGCGCATCGACCGCTACTCCGACGCGATTAACTTTTCGTAGGCAGCCGCGTCGAGGAGGGAATCGACCTCCTTGGGATCGGCGATCTCGAGGACGGCGATCCATCCCGCACCGTGCGGGTCGTTATTGATCGTCTCCGGGGCGGATTCAAGCGCCCCGTTCACCTCCACCACCTCGCCGGCGACCGGGGCGTACACGTCGCTCACCGACTTCACCGACTCCACGGTCGCCAGGGTTTCCCCCTTGCCGACCTTCTTTCCCACCTCGGGAAGTTCGACGTAGACGATGTCCCCCAGCTCGCCCTGGGCGTACTCGGTGATCCCCACCTTCGCCCGATTCCCCTCGAGGTGGATCCACTCATGCTGTTCGGTATATCGATACTCCGTTGGATATGCCATCCGCTCTCTCCTCCTAATGATGTCAGGTGCGGGTGGATTATAAGCCCTTTCATCCCGCCAGGGCAACGGCTCAGAATGATGGCCCGTCCTCCCCCTCCCGCGCGAGGGGATAGAAGCTGGCGTACGCCTTGTGGAACGCAACGGTGAACTTGCCGAGCGGGCCGTTGCGTTGCTTGGCGATGATGATCTCCGCCTCGCCACCCGCGCCACGGGCGCTCGGGGCGGAGGTGTCCTCCGGCTCATCGTAGTAATCCTTGCGGTAGATGAAGATGACGAGATCGGCATCCTGCTCGATCGCTCCGCTCTCCCGCAGGTCGGCGAGCTGGGGACGCTTCGACTCGCGGCGCTCCACCGCCCGGTTCAGCTGGGAGACGGCGATCACCGGGATGTTCAGCTCGCGCGCAAGCTTCTTGAGGGAGCGGGAGATGTGGGCGATCTCCTGCTCGCGTACGTCGCTCTTCACCGCCCCTTCGATCAGCTGGAGGTAGTCAACGATCAACATGTCGAGCCCGTGCTGGGCCGCCATCCGGCGGGCGCGGGCGCGGATCTCGAGGATCGAGATCCCAGGGGTGTCGTCGACGATGATCGTCGACTTCTGGAACTTGCTCGCCGCGTTGGCGATGTCGCGCCACTTCGCGACCGGGACGTACCCACCGCG from Candidatus Bipolaricaulota bacterium encodes the following:
- the gcvH gene encoding glycine cleavage system protein GcvH; amino-acid sequence: MAYPTEYRYTEQHEWIHLEGNRAKVGITEYAQGELGDIVYVELPEVGKKVGKGETLATVESVKSVSDVYAPVAGEVVEVNGALESAPETINNDPHGAGWIAVLEIADPKEVDSLLDAAAYEKLIASE